A stretch of Bradyrhizobium sp. CCBAU 53338 DNA encodes these proteins:
- a CDS encoding ChbG/HpnK family deacetylase yields the protein MSAAATPRRIWLCADDYGISPGVNRAIRDLIERGRLNATSVMVVGPAIEQREVETLQAAAKASPRCAIGLHVTLSAPFRPLTMHFRPLDGDMFMVFPKLLRAGLMRRLDSEFFRNEVRAQLAAFAEAFGRAPDFIDGHQHVQLFPQVRDGFVDAVSEIAPKAWVRQGGRDLPLAQRLASPKAMVLDVLSAQFRRQAGRAGLAFNPAFAGAYDFTGAADFGELMRQFLDGLPDGGLVMCHPGFVDDILVGLDPMTDVREREHAYLASDAFAQLLATSDVTLG from the coding sequence ATGAGCGCGGCGGCCACGCCGCGACGGATCTGGCTCTGCGCCGACGATTACGGCATCAGCCCCGGCGTCAACCGCGCCATCCGCGACCTGATCGAACGCGGCCGCCTCAACGCGACATCTGTGATGGTGGTGGGCCCCGCGATCGAGCAACGCGAGGTCGAGACACTTCAAGCCGCGGCGAAGGCGAGCCCGCGCTGCGCGATCGGATTGCACGTGACGTTGTCGGCACCGTTCCGGCCCCTCACCATGCATTTCCGTCCGCTCGACGGCGACATGTTCATGGTCTTTCCGAAGCTGCTGCGCGCCGGATTGATGCGGCGGCTCGACAGCGAGTTCTTCCGCAACGAAGTGAGAGCGCAACTCGCCGCTTTCGCGGAAGCCTTCGGCCGCGCACCCGACTTCATCGACGGCCATCAGCATGTGCAGTTGTTTCCGCAGGTGCGCGACGGCTTTGTCGACGCCGTCAGCGAGATCGCACCAAAGGCCTGGGTGCGCCAGGGTGGACGCGACCTACCCCTCGCGCAACGACTGGCTTCGCCCAAGGCAATGGTGCTCGATGTGCTCAGCGCACAATTCCGCCGCCAGGCGGGGCGTGCCGGCCTCGCGTTCAATCCTGCCTTTGCCGGCGCCTATGATTTCACGGGCGCGGCCGATTTCGGCGAGCTGATGCGGCAGTTCCTCGACGGCCTCCCCGATGGCGGCCTGGTGATGTGCCATCCCGGCTTCGTCGACGACATCCTCGTTGGGCTCGATCCGATGACTGACGTCCGCGAGCGCGAGCATGCCTATCTCGCCAGCGACGCATTCGCGCAGCTTCTTGCGACCAGTGACGTGACATTGGGATGA
- a CDS encoding DUF2076 domain-containing protein, translating to MTPQERQLVDELFDRLSKLENAPRDPDAIAAISDGLRKAPGAVYALVQTTLLQDEALKRAHNRIQELEAAHAPEQPQSGGFLDTMRDTLFGGGQSRGSVPNVPPPREQRPVWNSGQAMQQAQPGYGQPPYGQAYGQGQGYGQGYGAPPVGGGGGSFLGTAAAAAAGVVGGSLLLSSIRGMMGGGSHQAFGDTTIIEERGGGSPWSGDQSGSSLARDAGLNDIGSNRDSRQGFLDQGSNDRDNDDQNYDDNDNGNVDMADDGDFGGGDDGGSDYA from the coding sequence ATGACGCCGCAGGAACGCCAGCTCGTCGACGAGCTTTTCGACCGGCTTTCGAAACTGGAGAATGCACCGCGCGATCCCGACGCGATCGCCGCGATTTCGGATGGCTTGCGCAAGGCGCCCGGCGCCGTCTACGCGCTGGTGCAGACCACGCTGTTGCAGGACGAGGCGCTCAAGCGCGCCCACAACCGCATCCAGGAGCTGGAAGCGGCCCATGCCCCCGAGCAGCCGCAGTCCGGCGGCTTCCTCGACACCATGCGCGATACGCTGTTTGGTGGGGGCCAATCGCGCGGCTCGGTTCCGAACGTGCCGCCGCCGCGCGAGCAGCGGCCGGTCTGGAACAGCGGGCAAGCGATGCAGCAGGCCCAGCCGGGTTACGGCCAGCCGCCTTATGGTCAGGCCTACGGGCAAGGCCAGGGATACGGACAAGGATACGGCGCCCCGCCGGTCGGCGGTGGCGGCGGCTCGTTCCTGGGCACGGCGGCGGCGGCCGCGGCCGGGGTGGTCGGCGGCTCGCTGCTGCTCTCCAGCATCCGCGGCATGATGGGCGGCGGATCGCATCAGGCTTTTGGCGACACCACCATCATCGAGGAACGCGGTGGCGGCTCGCCCTGGAGCGGCGACCAGTCCGGCAGCTCGCTCGCCCGCGATGCAGGCCTCAACGACATCGGCTCGAACCGCGACTCCCGTCAGGGCTTCCTCGACCAAGGGTCGAACGATCGCGATAATGACGATCAGAACTACGACGACAACGACAACGGCAATGTGGACATGGCCGACGACGGCGATTTCGGCGGCGGAGACGACGGCGGCAGCGACTACGCGTGA
- a CDS encoding L,D-transpeptidase: MFKKMSVALLGSACAFIVGATSASAFDNTVPNDPPAVLYQPRVAPAPVRVASNANMGGGFIEFLFGDGPGRGPAYAPQQSIYQQQPAYNDPRRLPPMGDPQMQGGYQQGASYQQEAIDPRQRPFDPKFEKQLVDYSGKESAGTIVVDSNNKFLYLVEGNGRAMRYGIGVGREGFTWTGVKSITAKREWPDWTPPAEMIARRPDLPRHMEGGPENPLGARAMYLGSTLYRIHGSNEPWTIGTNVSSGCIRMRNEDVIDLYGRVNVGTKVVVM; the protein is encoded by the coding sequence ATGTTCAAGAAAATGTCTGTCGCGCTGCTCGGCAGCGCATGCGCCTTCATTGTCGGCGCTACCAGCGCCAGCGCCTTCGACAATACCGTGCCGAACGATCCGCCCGCGGTGCTCTACCAGCCGCGGGTAGCCCCGGCGCCGGTGCGCGTGGCCTCCAACGCCAATATGGGCGGCGGCTTCATCGAGTTCCTGTTCGGCGATGGTCCCGGCCGCGGTCCGGCCTATGCACCGCAGCAGTCGATCTATCAGCAGCAGCCCGCCTACAACGATCCGCGCCGCCTGCCGCCGATGGGCGATCCGCAGATGCAGGGCGGCTATCAGCAGGGCGCGAGCTACCAGCAGGAGGCGATCGATCCGCGGCAGCGTCCGTTCGATCCGAAATTCGAGAAGCAGCTTGTCGACTATAGCGGCAAGGAAAGTGCCGGCACGATCGTGGTCGATTCCAACAACAAGTTTCTCTATCTCGTCGAGGGCAACGGTCGCGCGATGCGTTACGGCATCGGCGTCGGGCGCGAGGGCTTCACCTGGACCGGCGTGAAGTCGATCACGGCCAAGCGCGAATGGCCGGATTGGACGCCGCCGGCGGAAATGATCGCGCGCCGCCCCGATCTGCCCAGGCACATGGAGGGCGGCCCGGAAAACCCGCTCGGCGCGCGCGCGATGTATCTCGGCTCCACGCTCTACCGCATCCACGGCTCCAACGAGCCCTGGACCATCGGCACCAACGTCTCCTCGGGTTGCATCCGCATGCGCAACGAGGACGTCATCGACCTCTACGGCCGCGTCAATGTCGGCACCAAGGTCGTGGTGATGTGA
- a CDS encoding protein phosphatase CheZ: protein MAVHRKRFRVEDIAGGELPILDVAEEAGPMHNEIMAELRAIRAQMAKGSVPLTGSAAMAAIDASTAQELSDARTMLDTYRAQIEQCEKLKVELDLIHDAIDRTKREIATLHGKSFDGGEMAKVNGELGAVVGGTEQATQQILEAAESIDQAASALSKVDSVDQQKRLADDIQERVISIFEACNFQDLTGQRISKVMTTMKFIEQHINSMMDIWGGVDAIKSHAPAQVDTRSEDDKLLNGPKLAGDVGHASQDDIDALFD, encoded by the coding sequence ATGGCTGTTCACCGCAAGCGTTTTCGTGTCGAGGATATCGCCGGTGGCGAGTTGCCGATTCTTGACGTAGCAGAAGAGGCAGGCCCGATGCATAACGAGATCATGGCGGAGCTGCGTGCGATCCGCGCCCAGATGGCGAAGGGCAGCGTGCCCCTGACCGGCAGCGCGGCGATGGCCGCGATCGACGCCTCCACCGCCCAGGAACTTTCCGACGCACGCACGATGCTCGATACCTATCGGGCCCAGATCGAGCAGTGCGAGAAGCTCAAGGTCGAGCTCGACCTCATCCACGACGCCATCGACCGCACCAAGCGCGAGATCGCGACCCTGCACGGCAAGAGCTTCGACGGCGGCGAGATGGCCAAGGTCAATGGCGAGCTCGGCGCGGTGGTCGGCGGCACCGAACAGGCGACCCAGCAGATCCTCGAAGCCGCCGAGTCGATCGACCAGGCGGCCTCCGCCCTCTCCAAGGTCGACTCGGTCGACCAGCAGAAGCGCCTCGCCGACGACATCCAGGAACGCGTCATCTCGATCTTCGAGGCGTGCAACTTCCAGGACCTGACCGGCCAGCGCATCAGCAAGGTCATGACCACGATGAAGTTCATCGAGCAGCACATCAATTCGATGATGGACATCTGGGGCGGCGTCGACGCGATCAAGTCCCACGCACCCGCCCAGGTCGACACCCGCAGCGAGGACGACAAGCTCCTCAACGGCCCGAAGCTCGCCGGCGACGTCGGCCACGCCTCACAAGACGACATCGACGCGCTGTTCGACTAG
- the groES gene encoding co-chaperone GroES: MAKSKFRPLHDRVVVKRIDAEEKTKGGIIIPDTAKEKPSQGEVVAVGPGGRDEAGKLIPIDLKVGDRVLFGKWSGTEVKIDNEELLIMKESDIMGVMA, encoded by the coding sequence ATGGCTAAGTCCAAATTTCGTCCGCTGCATGACCGTGTCGTGGTCAAACGTATCGACGCCGAGGAAAAGACCAAGGGCGGCATCATCATCCCCGACACCGCCAAGGAAAAGCCGTCCCAGGGCGAAGTCGTCGCCGTCGGCCCCGGCGGCCGCGACGAGGCTGGCAAGCTGATCCCGATCGACCTCAAGGTCGGCGACCGCGTGCTGTTCGGCAAGTGGTCGGGCACCGAGGTCAAGATCGACAACGAAGAGCTCCTCATCATGAAGGAGTCGGACATCATGGGCGTGATGGCCTAG
- the groL gene encoding chaperonin GroEL (60 kDa chaperone family; promotes refolding of misfolded polypeptides especially under stressful conditions; forms two stacked rings of heptamers to form a barrel-shaped 14mer; ends can be capped by GroES; misfolded proteins enter the barrel where they are refolded when GroES binds) — protein MAAKDVKFSGDARDRMLRGVDILANAVKVTLGPKGRNVVIEKSFGAPRITKDGVTVAKEIELEDKFENMGAQMVREVASKTNDLAGDGTTTATVLAQAIVREGAKAVAAGMNPMDLKRGIDTAVQAVIKDIEKRAKPVAASSEVAQVGTISANGDAAIGKMIAQAMQKVGNEGVITVEENKSLDTEVDIVEGMKFDRGYLSPYFVTNPEKMTAELEDAYILLHEKKLSGLQAMLPVLEAVVQSGKPLVIIAEDVEGEALATLVVNRLRGGLKVAAVKAPGFGDRRKAMLEDLAILTGGQLISEDLGMKLENVTVKMLGRAGKVVIDKENTTIVKGAGKKPDIEARVGQIKAQIEETTSDYDREKLQERLAKLAGGVAVIRVGGATEIEVKEKKDRVEDALNATRAAVQEGIVPGGGVTLLRAKKAVGRLTNANADVQAGINIVLKALEAPIRQISENAGVEGSIVVGKILENKSETFGFDAQTEDYVDMIEKGIIDPAKVVRTALQDASSVAGLLVTTEAMVAEMPKKEAAAAMPAGGGMGGF, from the coding sequence ATGGCTGCCAAGGACGTCAAGTTTTCCGGAGACGCGCGCGATCGCATGCTGCGCGGCGTCGACATTCTCGCCAACGCCGTCAAGGTGACGCTCGGTCCGAAGGGCCGCAACGTCGTCATCGAGAAGAGCTTCGGCGCGCCCCGCATCACCAAGGACGGCGTCACCGTCGCCAAGGAGATCGAGCTCGAGGACAAGTTCGAGAACATGGGCGCGCAGATGGTGCGTGAGGTCGCCTCCAAGACCAACGACCTCGCCGGCGACGGCACCACCACCGCGACCGTGCTGGCCCAGGCCATCGTGCGCGAGGGCGCCAAGGCGGTTGCCGCCGGCATGAACCCGATGGACCTCAAGCGCGGCATCGACACCGCGGTCCAGGCCGTCATCAAGGACATCGAGAAGCGCGCCAAGCCGGTCGCCGCCTCTTCCGAGGTCGCCCAGGTCGGCACCATCTCGGCCAACGGCGATGCCGCCATCGGCAAGATGATCGCGCAGGCGATGCAGAAGGTCGGCAACGAGGGTGTCATCACCGTCGAGGAGAACAAGTCGCTCGACACCGAGGTCGACATCGTCGAGGGCATGAAGTTCGACCGCGGCTATCTCAGCCCCTACTTCGTCACCAACCCCGAGAAGATGACCGCCGAGCTCGAGGACGCCTACATCCTCCTGCACGAGAAGAAGCTCTCCGGCCTGCAGGCGATGCTGCCGGTGCTGGAAGCCGTGGTGCAGTCGGGCAAGCCGCTCGTCATCATCGCCGAGGACGTCGAGGGCGAGGCTCTCGCCACCCTGGTCGTCAACCGTCTGCGTGGCGGCCTCAAGGTTGCCGCCGTCAAGGCGCCGGGCTTCGGCGATCGCCGCAAGGCCATGTTGGAAGACCTCGCGATCCTGACCGGTGGCCAGCTGATCTCCGAAGACCTCGGCATGAAGCTCGAGAACGTCACGGTGAAGATGCTGGGTCGCGCTGGCAAAGTGGTGATCGACAAGGAGAACACCACGATCGTCAAGGGCGCCGGCAAGAAGCCCGACATCGAGGCCCGCGTCGGCCAGATCAAGGCCCAGATCGAGGAGACCACGTCGGACTACGACCGTGAGAAGCTCCAGGAGCGCCTGGCCAAGCTCGCCGGCGGCGTCGCGGTGATCCGCGTCGGCGGCGCGACCGAGATCGAGGTCAAGGAGAAGAAGGACCGCGTCGAGGACGCGCTCAACGCCACCCGCGCCGCGGTGCAGGAAGGTATCGTCCCCGGCGGCGGCGTCACGTTGCTGCGCGCCAAGAAAGCGGTCGGCCGTCTCACCAACGCCAATGCCGACGTCCAGGCCGGCATCAACATCGTGCTGAAAGCGCTGGAAGCTCCGATCCGCCAGATCTCGGAGAATGCCGGCGTCGAGGGCTCGATCGTGGTCGGCAAGATCCTGGAGAACAAGTCCGAGACCTTCGGCTTCGACGCCCAGACCGAGGACTATGTCGACATGATCGAGAAGGGCATCATCGATCCCGCCAAGGTGGTGCGCACCGCGCTCCAGGACGCCTCCTCCGTGGCCGGCCTGCTGGTGACCACCGAGGCGATGGTCGCCGAGATGCCGAAGAAGGAAGCTGCGGCCGCCATGCCGGCCGGCGGCGGCATGGGCGGCTTCTGA
- a CDS encoding META domain-containing protein, with amino-acid sequence MVSLKQMVCAAAALLVMSAVARAQEGFPFGTEMTLEAAPQPGSKRIPNIEIGDNGEVVLELWCKGGKGQFSVAGSTVIFVPGQIQDRSCPPAKAQADDDLVAALAAVETWKRQGDALTLIGPKTLRFRENGN; translated from the coding sequence ATGGTGTCGTTGAAGCAGATGGTGTGTGCCGCAGCTGCGTTGCTCGTGATGTCGGCCGTTGCACGCGCGCAAGAGGGCTTTCCCTTCGGCACCGAGATGACGCTGGAGGCCGCGCCGCAGCCCGGCTCGAAGCGAATCCCGAACATCGAGATCGGCGACAATGGCGAGGTTGTGCTCGAGCTCTGGTGCAAGGGCGGCAAGGGCCAGTTCTCGGTGGCCGGCAGCACGGTGATCTTCGTTCCCGGCCAAATCCAGGATCGTTCCTGTCCGCCGGCCAAGGCCCAGGCCGATGACGATCTCGTCGCGGCCCTCGCTGCGGTCGAGACCTGGAAGCGTCAGGGCGACGCGCTCACGCTGATCGGCCCGAAGACGCTGCGCTTCCGCGAGAACGGGAATTGA
- a CDS encoding L-lactate permease translates to MWNQIYDPLHSPVLSTIAAAIPVVTLLVLIASGRVQAHIAAVVAVIVTNLITIFVFTMPANMSIRASILGIVTGFFPIGWIVLNVIFLYQVTVTTGRFELLKRAVGGVTEDRRLQLLLIAFSFGAFFEGASGFGTPVAITGAVLIGLGFSPLAASGLSLIANTAPVAYGALGTPIQGLASVTGLDPYILGAMVGRQLPLFSLIVPFWVVWAFAGWKGMKDIWPAILVTGVSFAVPQFVISNYVNPWIVDIGASLISMGALILFLKVWQPRQLWLSPALRGHDESAATMATAKPLDKTPLTQGELFSALLPWIIVCVVMLIWGNGAFKTWANGIFVWNYAVPELHQMINKMPPVAPAPTKEAAVFGFTYLSFTGTGMLIAAIISGVLMGVGPGRLMVEYGRTIRLCAISLITISAMLAIGTLTRLSGVDATLGLAFAATGVLYPFFGTLLGWLGVALTGSDTSSNILFGNLQKITSQQLGLSPILMAAANSSGGVMGKMIDAQSIVVASTATNWYGHEGTILRFVFRHSIVLACLVGVFVTLQAYVYPFTELVLK, encoded by the coding sequence ATGTGGAACCAAATCTATGATCCGCTGCACAGTCCCGTGCTGTCGACAATCGCGGCGGCGATCCCCGTCGTCACGCTGCTGGTCCTGATCGCGAGCGGGCGCGTTCAGGCTCACATCGCGGCCGTCGTCGCCGTGATCGTGACCAACCTGATCACGATTTTCGTGTTCACGATGCCGGCGAACATGTCGATCCGCGCCTCGATCCTCGGCATCGTGACCGGCTTCTTTCCGATCGGCTGGATCGTCCTCAATGTCATCTTTCTCTACCAGGTGACGGTGACCACCGGACGGTTCGAATTGTTGAAGCGCGCGGTCGGCGGCGTCACCGAGGACCGGCGGCTGCAATTGCTGCTGATCGCGTTTTCGTTCGGCGCGTTCTTCGAGGGTGCCTCCGGCTTCGGCACGCCGGTGGCGATCACCGGCGCCGTGCTGATCGGCCTCGGCTTCTCGCCGCTTGCGGCCTCAGGCCTGTCGCTGATCGCCAACACCGCGCCGGTCGCCTACGGCGCGCTGGGCACGCCGATCCAGGGCCTCGCCTCGGTCACCGGGCTCGATCCCTACATCCTCGGCGCGATGGTCGGACGGCAGCTGCCGCTGTTCTCGCTGATCGTGCCGTTCTGGGTGGTGTGGGCGTTCGCGGGCTGGAAGGGCATGAAGGACATCTGGCCGGCGATCCTCGTCACCGGCGTGTCGTTCGCCGTCCCGCAATTCGTGATCTCGAACTACGTCAATCCGTGGATCGTCGACATCGGTGCGTCGCTGATCTCGATGGGCGCGTTGATCCTGTTTCTCAAGGTCTGGCAGCCGAGGCAGCTCTGGCTGTCGCCGGCGCTGCGCGGACATGATGAATCGGCGGCGACCATGGCCACGGCCAAGCCGCTCGACAAGACGCCGCTGACGCAGGGTGAGCTCTTTAGCGCGCTGCTGCCGTGGATCATCGTCTGCGTCGTGATGCTGATCTGGGGCAACGGTGCCTTCAAGACCTGGGCGAACGGGATCTTCGTCTGGAACTACGCCGTTCCCGAGCTGCATCAGATGATCAACAAGATGCCGCCGGTGGCGCCGGCGCCGACCAAGGAGGCGGCGGTGTTCGGCTTCACCTATCTGTCCTTCACCGGCACCGGCATGCTGATCGCGGCGATCATCTCCGGCGTCCTGATGGGCGTCGGTCCGGGCCGGCTGATGGTTGAATACGGCCGCACCATCCGGCTCTGCGCGATCTCGCTGATCACGATCTCGGCGATGCTCGCGATCGGCACGCTGACACGCCTCTCCGGCGTCGATGCGACGCTGGGTCTCGCCTTCGCCGCAACCGGCGTGCTCTATCCCTTCTTCGGCACGCTGCTCGGCTGGTTGGGCGTGGCGCTGACCGGATCGGACACGTCGTCGAACATCCTGTTCGGCAACCTCCAGAAGATCACCTCGCAGCAGCTTGGCCTGTCGCCGATCCTGATGGCGGCGGCGAACTCGTCCGGCGGCGTGATGGGCAAGATGATCGACGCGCAATCGATCGTCGTCGCCTCCACCGCGACCAATTGGTACGGCCACGAAGGCACCATCCTGCGCTTCGTGTTCCGGCACTCGATCGTGCTGGCCTGCCTCGTCGGTGTGTTCGTGACGCTGCAAGCCTATGTCTATCCGTTCACGGAGCTCGTGCTGAAGTAG
- a CDS encoding ABC transporter ATP-binding protein/permease, with protein sequence MNNIRATLATVWRIAGPYFRSEDKWAGRGLLAVVVAMELTLVAINVLLNQWQNRFYSALQAYDLNEFVMQVWIFLGLAFTYVALAVYKLYLNQWLQIRWRRWMTQHYLGEWLDGATHYRMQLKGDAADNPDQRLTEDVTNFVEQTLVLGLGLLSSVVTLASFIVILWGLSNKAPLHIYGTDIVIPGFLVWCALAYAVLGTGLTHWIGRPLINLYFEKQRYEADFRFNLIRVRENSEQIALLKGENAERGHLLHRFGHVIGNWYAIMRRTKRLTAFTASYGQAATIFPYVVVAPAYFAKSIQLGDMMQTGSAFGQVQDALSFFVTAYRSIAEWRAIVARLDGFEMSVATAANLPAHEATIELKAAGGGRNIDLQKLCVNLPNGTPLVAADGFAIQAPERVLVSGPSGAGKSTLFRAIAGIWPFGTGTIAVPAKAKLMMLPQRPYFPIGALGDAVIYPAAPGTFQATQIRDAVISVGLPDLAERLSEDGHWNRMLSLGEQQRLGLARALLHMPDYLFLDEATASLDEPSEARLYRLLTEKLPQATIVSIGHRSTLDAFHTRKVTVVDDGAIHVLGQNDAPAEPEPSAAR encoded by the coding sequence GTGAACAACATCCGCGCCACGCTCGCGACCGTCTGGCGAATCGCCGGTCCCTATTTCCGATCGGAAGACAAATGGGCGGGCCGCGGCCTGCTCGCTGTCGTCGTGGCCATGGAGCTGACGCTGGTCGCGATCAACGTGCTGCTCAATCAGTGGCAGAACCGGTTCTACAGCGCACTCCAGGCCTACGACCTGAATGAGTTCGTCATGCAGGTCTGGATCTTCCTCGGCCTCGCCTTCACCTACGTCGCGCTGGCCGTTTACAAGCTTTACCTGAACCAGTGGCTCCAGATCCGCTGGCGGCGGTGGATGACGCAACACTATCTCGGCGAATGGCTCGACGGCGCCACGCATTATCGCATGCAGCTGAAGGGCGACGCCGCCGACAACCCGGACCAGCGTCTCACCGAGGACGTCACCAATTTCGTCGAGCAAACGCTCGTTCTCGGTCTCGGCCTGCTGTCGTCCGTCGTGACGCTGGCGTCGTTCATCGTCATCCTCTGGGGTCTGTCCAACAAGGCGCCTCTGCACATCTACGGCACCGACATCGTCATCCCGGGTTTCCTGGTCTGGTGTGCGCTGGCCTACGCGGTCCTGGGTACGGGACTGACCCACTGGATCGGCAGGCCGCTCATCAATCTCTATTTCGAGAAGCAACGCTACGAAGCCGACTTCCGCTTCAACCTGATCCGCGTGCGCGAGAATTCCGAGCAGATTGCGCTCTTGAAGGGAGAGAACGCCGAGCGAGGTCATCTGCTCCATCGCTTCGGCCACGTCATCGGCAACTGGTATGCGATCATGAGGCGGACCAAGCGGCTGACCGCCTTCACGGCCAGCTACGGCCAGGCCGCAACGATCTTTCCCTATGTGGTGGTCGCGCCCGCCTACTTCGCCAAGAGCATCCAGCTCGGTGACATGATGCAGACCGGTTCGGCCTTTGGCCAGGTGCAGGATGCCCTGTCCTTCTTCGTCACGGCCTATCGATCGATCGCGGAATGGCGCGCGATCGTCGCCCGTCTCGACGGCTTCGAGATGTCGGTCGCGACCGCGGCAAACCTGCCGGCGCATGAGGCCACGATCGAGCTCAAGGCAGCGGGCGGCGGCCGCAATATCGACCTCCAGAAGCTCTGCGTGAACCTGCCCAACGGCACGCCGCTGGTCGCGGCCGACGGCTTCGCCATCCAGGCACCGGAGCGCGTGCTCGTCAGCGGACCGTCAGGCGCCGGCAAATCGACGCTGTTCCGCGCCATCGCCGGCATCTGGCCGTTCGGCACCGGCACCATCGCCGTCCCCGCCAAGGCAAAGCTGATGATGCTGCCGCAACGTCCCTATTTCCCGATCGGCGCGCTGGGCGATGCCGTGATCTATCCCGCCGCGCCCGGCACATTCCAGGCAACCCAGATCCGGGACGCGGTGATATCGGTCGGCCTGCCCGACCTCGCCGAACGGCTGAGCGAGGATGGCCACTGGAACCGGATGCTCTCGCTGGGCGAGCAGCAGCGCCTTGGGCTCGCCCGCGCCCTGCTGCATATGCCGGACTACCTGTTCCTGGATGAGGCCACCGCCTCGCTCGACGAACCGTCCGAAGCGCGGCTCTACCGCCTGCTGACGGAGAAGCTGCCGCAGGCCACCATCGTCTCGATCGGTCATCGCTCGACGCTCGATGCTTTCCACACCCGCAAGGTGACGGTGGTGGACGACGGCGCGATCCATGTGCTGGGCCAGAACGACGCGCCGGCCGAGCCGGAGCCCAGCGCGGCGCGCTGA
- a CDS encoding TorF family putative porin yields MKKVALLATALAMVTGSAFAADMPLKALKAPPAPAFDPWDVAFGGAVMSDYVFRGVTQSNHQPSVAAYFEPRYNVTKDLQLYAGVSAESISFANRAAAEVDIYGGIRPTFGAWAFDVGVWGYLYPGGSCADNVTTGGIPGGNVCPVSTTTIFLGDGNVMKKDVSFFEVYGKVNYTINDSFTVGATEFYSPNFLNSGAWGNYASLTAKYTAPSTVFGASGVGMYVSGEFGRQWFGTSDAFYGTGVGTVFANGIPYKDYNTWNIGVGFTYKVFTLDLRYSDTDLNKGDCNAFTSAFNATGTTNVTPINPGGAGSNWCGAAGIAKLSFDLTAMTNLK; encoded by the coding sequence ATGAAGAAAGTGGCTTTGTTGGCAACGGCGCTGGCAATGGTGACGGGTTCGGCTTTCGCGGCGGATATGCCCTTGAAGGCTCTGAAGGCTCCTCCGGCGCCCGCGTTCGATCCCTGGGATGTCGCCTTCGGCGGCGCGGTCATGAGCGACTACGTCTTCCGCGGCGTGACTCAGTCAAACCACCAGCCGTCGGTCGCCGCCTATTTCGAGCCGCGCTACAATGTCACCAAGGACCTCCAGCTCTACGCCGGCGTGTCCGCTGAAAGCATCTCCTTCGCCAATCGCGCCGCCGCCGAAGTCGACATCTACGGCGGTATCCGCCCGACCTTCGGCGCCTGGGCGTTCGATGTCGGTGTGTGGGGCTATCTGTATCCGGGCGGAAGCTGCGCGGATAACGTCACGACCGGCGGCATTCCCGGCGGCAATGTTTGCCCCGTCAGCACCACGACCATCTTCCTCGGCGACGGCAACGTCATGAAGAAGGACGTCAGCTTCTTCGAAGTGTACGGCAAGGTGAACTACACCATCAACGACAGCTTTACGGTCGGCGCGACCGAGTTCTACTCGCCGAACTTCCTGAACTCGGGTGCATGGGGCAACTACGCGTCGTTGACCGCGAAGTACACGGCGCCCAGCACGGTGTTCGGTGCCTCGGGCGTCGGCATGTACGTGTCGGGTGAATTTGGCCGGCAGTGGTTCGGTACGTCGGACGCTTTCTATGGAACCGGTGTTGGTACCGTCTTCGCCAACGGCATTCCCTATAAGGACTACAACACCTGGAACATCGGCGTCGGCTTCACCTACAAGGTGTTCACGCTCGATCTGCGCTACTCCGACACCGATCTGAACAAGGGTGATTGCAACGCGTTCACCAGCGCCTTCAACGCCACTGGCACCACCAACGTCACCCCGATCAACCCGGGCGGCGCTGGCTCCAACTGGTGCGGCGCGGCGGGTATCGCCAAGCTGTCCTTCGACCTGACGGCGATGACCAACCTGAAGTAA
- a CDS encoding histone, whose protein sequence is MAKASKKKSKKAKKAKKVVSAKKATKKKSAKKSAKKSAKRSAKKAAPKKAAKKAKKAAAKKAAPKKAAKKAAKKAAPKKAKAAPAPKPAAPVAAPAPEPAAETSWAMPSSSAEPTPAEGQG, encoded by the coding sequence ATGGCGAAAGCGAGTAAGAAAAAAAGCAAGAAGGCCAAAAAGGCCAAGAAGGTCGTGAGCGCGAAGAAGGCGACGAAGAAGAAGTCGGCCAAGAAGTCAGCAAAGAAGTCAGCGAAGAGATCCGCCAAGAAGGCTGCGCCGAAGAAGGCCGCCAAGAAGGCCAAGAAAGCTGCGGCGAAGAAGGCCGCGCCGAAGAAAGCCGCCAAGAAGGCTGCGAAGAAAGCGGCTCCGAAGAAGGCGAAGGCAGCTCCCGCGCCGAAGCCGGCGGCCCCAGTAGCCGCGCCGGCTCCCGAGCCTGCCGCCGAGACGAGCTGGGCGATGCCTTCGTCTTCTGCGGAACCGACGCCGGCCGAAGGGCAAGGCTAA